The following are encoded together in the Brassica napus cultivar Da-Ae chromosome A9, Da-Ae, whole genome shotgun sequence genome:
- the LOC106365474 gene encoding uncharacterized protein LOC106365474, with translation MAMKIIKNHVRSISLPSRSHPSTAAIEESLDKFLITMNTKTVTSSESVNSGLVGLEDLYECTEECLKMGSTRNVLSFNAERKKMKGEFMEEMLDGSLKLMDICNASRDLMVETHEHVLGLQICARRRQDVDFSDYVGFRKNMKKEARKLLGSLKNINVGLVMRDNDLDQDRDVHFFAVNHAMRRVVSMTVSALKSFLEFLSGRENGNDIRSKFALVLMKKKFHGYDKIVKNELDDVDSAISGDSCSQEELHRKLEDLEVWTGRFEKSLEGLFRRLIRTRTSLLNIISQ, from the coding sequence atggcAATGAAGATCATCAAGAATCATGTAAGATCGATAAGTTTACCTTCAAGATCTCATCCCAGCACTGCAGCGATTGAGGAATCGCTAGACAAATTTCTTATCACTATGAACACGAAGACAGTAACGTCATCTGAATCGGTTAACTCCGGTTTAGTGGGGTTGGAGGATCTGTACGAGTGTACGGAGGAGTGTCTGAAGATGGGTTCCACACGAAATGTGTTGTCGTTTAAtgctgagaggaagaagatgaagggaGAGTTTATGGAGGAAATGCTTGATGGGTCGTTGAAGCTAATGGATATATGCAACGCCTCAAGAGATCTCATGGTTGAGACTCATGAGCATGTTCTTGGTCTTCAAATTTGCGCTAGGAGAAGGCAAGATGTCGACTTCTCGGACTACGTCGGGTTTaggaagaacatgaagaaagaAGCGAGGAAGCTTCTAGGATCCTTGAAAAACATTAATGTAGGGTTAGTAATGAGAGATAATGATCTGGATCAAGACCGTGATGTTCATTTCTTTGCCGTGAATCACGCTATGAGACGTGTTGTCTCGATGACGGTTTCGGCCTTGAAGTCGTTCTTGGAGTTCTTGTCGGGTCGAGAAAACGGAAACGACATAAGGAGCAAGTTCGCTTTGGTcctcatgaagaagaagtttcATGGTTATGATAAGATAGTCAAAAACGAGTTGGATGATGTAGATTCAGCTATATCTGGAGATTCTTGCTCTCAAGAGGAACTTCATAGGAAGCTTGAGGACCTTGAGGTGTGGACTGGGAGGTTTGAGAAAAGTCTAGAAGGTTTGTTTCGAAGGTTGATTAGAACACGGACCTCGCTTCTCAACATCATTTCTCAATAG
- the LOC106362762 gene encoding uncharacterized protein LOC106362762 encodes MDPMESELHNGFATSDGNSAYDDNGWKEVVEYNGFQTSDANHHEYNEWKEVVYSSKRSQKQKPADKEANGDVSDKIVPDGNKQAEDQTQAAKLVAAYARDESVKTNETKKPKPRKKKKKNTKVSLSEAAAKIDPSHLSEFLVKQALEPGTSQLVEFLEYFETAFSQVSAVQFAWMEMFNNNCPLSTVIDVPLSYIPEPVYNASADWIDQIPDMKVSNFVKWGSKNIRTDLAEEEEVIIDCEKDEFHEKVALYVALAMVLRMKPHSLIGLLPAMWTDISAKYRKLDEVPLTVWMMAQASQGDLSVGLYSWAHNLLPLVADKKCNSQSRDYILQLVENILSNPEASTVLVNGTLSEGKRLIPPHVFKGLLRLTFPASSARVKDTERFESIYPFLKEVALAGASGSETMKQIFTSTLNVAGEGNAVLADEATSISIWLLAEDGDCFNLWDSIYEENLEASVALLKKLVGEWNEYSLKLSSSAGDILTLKRTIKSLRKKNVKGITEGRANASLYIEADKSCKVIWGRLSRGSGCLICTAITAVLLAAGGAAAAITTGSFL; translated from the exons ATGGATCCGATGGAATCTGAATTGCACAATGGCTTTGCTACCTCTGACGGTAACTCCGCCTACGACGACAATGGATGGAAGGAAGTGGTGGAGTACAATGGCTTTCAGACATCTGACGCTAACCATCACGAGTACAATGAATGGAAGGAAGTCGTGTACAGTAGTAAGCGCAGCCAGAAGCAAAAACCGGCGGATAAGGAGGCGAACGGTGACGTTTCCGACAAGATTGTTCCTGACGGAAACAAACAAGCTGAGGATCAAACACAAGCGGCCAAGTTGGTTGCTGCTTACGCGAGGGATGAGAGCGTGAAGACGAATGAAACTAAAAAGCCGAAaccaaggaagaagaagaaaaagaatacaAAAGTGTCGCTGTCCGAAGCTGCGGCAAAGATCGATCCTTCACATCTTTCGGAGTTCCTTGTAAAACAAGCATTG GAACCTGGTACGAGTCAGCTAGTGGAATTTCTCGAGTACTTTGAGACAGCATTTTCCCAAGTATCAGCTGTTCAGTTTGCATGGATGGAGATGTTCAATAACAATTGTCCTTTGTCCACAGTGATCGAT GTTCCATTATCTTATATTCCTGAACCTGTCTACAACGCATCAGCCGATTGGATAGACCAGATTCCAGACATGAAAGTCTCTAACTTTGTGAAGTGGGGCTCTAAGAACATTCGCACTGATttggcagaagaagaagaagtcatcATAGACTGTGAGAAGGATGAGTTCCatgaaaag GTGGCGTTATACGTTGCATTAGCAATGGTGTTACGTATGAAACCTCATTCTTTGATTGGTTTATTACCTGCTATGTGGACGGATATTTCGGCTAAGTATCGAAAACTAGACGAGGTTCCACTTACAGTTTGGATGATGGCTCAG GCCTCCCAAGGTGATTTATCTGTAGGCTTGTATTCATGGGCGCATAACTTGTTACCACTAGTGGCTGATAAGAAGTGCAACTCTCAGTCCAGGGATTACATTCTGCAACTGGTTGAGAA CATTTTGTCGAATCCAGAGGCTAGTACCGTGCTCGTGAATGGTACTCTTAGTGAGGGAAAGCGACTGATTCCACCTCATGTATTTAAGGGCTTGCTGCGGCTTACGTTCCCTGCTTCATCCGCAAGAGTAAAGGATACAGAGAGGTTTGAGTCAATCTACCCCTTTTTGAAAGAAGTGGCTCTTGCCGGTGCATCAGGAAGCGAGACAATGAAACAGATATTCACTTCTACTCTGAACGTAGCTGGGGAAGGAAATGCTGTTTTAGCCGATGAAGCTACATCAATCTCTATCTGGTTGTTGGCTGAAGacggtgattgcttcaacctcTGGGACAGTATCTATGAGGAGAATCTAGAAGCTAGTGTTGCTCTTCTTAAAAAGCTTGTAGGCGAATGGAATGAGTATTCCCTTAAACTATCATCATCAGCAGGTGATATCCTCACTCTCAAACGAACTATCAAGAGCTTGAGGAAAAAGAATGTAAAAGGCATCACTGAAGGAAGAGCCAATGCTTCTCTTTATATAGAAGCTGACAAGTCATGCAAAGTGATCTGGGGAAGACTCTCCCGTGGAAGTGGCTGCCTCATATGTACAGCCATTACTGCTGTGCTTCTAGCTGCTGGAGGAGCGGCTGCGGCGATAACAACGGGTTCGTTTTTATGA